In Streptomyces puniciscabiei, a single genomic region encodes these proteins:
- the arsM gene encoding arsenite methyltransferase: MREQSTDLRETVRRRYAAAAVKVTEGGTACCGPEPVEVDENFGSTRYTTDERDALPAEAVAASLGCGNPTAVAELREGERVLDLGSGGGIDVLLSARRIGPTGKAYGLDMTEEMLALALANTERAGAANVEFLKGTIEAIPLPANTIDVVISNCVINLSVDKPAVFAETFRVLRPGGRIGVSDVVADDALTPEQRAERGDHVGCIAGALSFAEYRAGLEAAGFTGVEITPTHSVADGMHSAIVRATKPAVSDATFETGSSDGSCRGVDACCTPAGTHSSA, encoded by the coding sequence ATGCGCGAGCAGTCCACCGACCTGCGCGAAACCGTCCGCCGGCGGTACGCTGCCGCGGCCGTAAAGGTCACCGAGGGCGGCACCGCCTGCTGTGGACCCGAGCCCGTCGAGGTCGACGAGAACTTCGGCTCCACCCGCTACACCACCGACGAACGCGACGCCCTCCCCGCCGAAGCGGTCGCCGCCTCCCTCGGCTGCGGCAACCCCACCGCCGTAGCGGAACTCCGCGAGGGCGAACGCGTCCTGGACCTCGGCTCCGGCGGCGGCATCGACGTCCTGCTCTCCGCCCGCCGCATCGGCCCGACCGGCAAGGCGTACGGGCTGGACATGACCGAGGAGATGCTCGCCCTCGCCCTGGCCAACACCGAGCGGGCCGGCGCCGCCAACGTGGAATTCCTCAAGGGCACCATCGAGGCCATCCCGCTGCCCGCCAACACCATCGACGTGGTCATCTCCAACTGCGTGATCAACCTGTCCGTCGACAAGCCGGCCGTCTTCGCCGAGACCTTCCGCGTCCTCAGGCCCGGCGGCCGTATCGGCGTCTCGGACGTCGTCGCCGACGACGCACTCACGCCGGAGCAGCGCGCGGAGCGTGGCGACCACGTCGGCTGCATCGCGGGCGCGCTGTCCTTCGCCGAGTACCGCGCCGGACTGGAAGCCGCCGGCTTCACCGGCGTCGAGATCACCCCGACGCACTCCGTGGCGGACGGCATGCACTCCGCGATCGTCCGGGCCACCAAGCCCGCTGTCTCCGACGCGACCTTTGAGACAGGGAGTTCGGATGGCAGTTGCCGTGGCGTCGACGCCTGCTGCACTCCGGCCGGGACACACAGCAGCGCCTGA
- a CDS encoding amino acid permease translates to MTEDARVSGLSDEERLAQLGYTQVLARRMSAFSNYAVSFTIISVLSGCLTLYLFGMTTGGPAVITWGWVAVGLMTLFVGLSMAEICSAYPTSAGLYFWAHRLAPPRSAAAWAWFTGWFNVLGQVAVTAGIDFGAASFLGAYLNLQFGFEVTPGRTVLLFAAILVLHGLLNTFGVRIVAFLNDVSVWWHVLGVAVIVAALAFVPDHHQSASFVFTKFVNETGWGSGPYVVLLGLLMAQYTFTGYDASAHMTEETHDAATAGPKGIVRSIWTSWVAGFVLLLGFTFAIQSYDRELTSPTGAPPAQILLDALGATTGKLLLLVVIGAQLFCGMASVTANSRMIYAFSRDGALPFSRVWHTVSPRTRTPVAAVWLAALGALALGLPYLINSTAYAAVTSIAVIGLYIAYVIPTFLRVRRGAAFERGPWHLGRWSGAIGIVSVVWVVAITVLFMLPQVSPVTSKTFNYAPVAVLVVLGFAATWWLASARHWFLAEQRTRAANLVEK, encoded by the coding sequence ATGACAGAAGATGCGAGAGTGAGTGGGCTGTCGGACGAGGAACGGCTGGCCCAGCTCGGTTACACCCAGGTCCTCGCCCGCCGGATGTCGGCGTTCTCGAACTACGCCGTCTCCTTCACGATCATCTCGGTCCTGTCCGGCTGTCTGACCCTCTACCTCTTCGGCATGACCACCGGCGGCCCCGCGGTGATCACCTGGGGCTGGGTCGCGGTGGGCCTGATGACGTTGTTCGTCGGGCTGTCGATGGCCGAGATCTGCTCGGCGTACCCCACCTCGGCCGGCCTGTACTTCTGGGCGCACCGCCTCGCACCACCCCGCTCGGCGGCGGCCTGGGCCTGGTTCACCGGCTGGTTCAACGTGCTGGGCCAGGTCGCGGTGACCGCCGGCATCGACTTCGGCGCGGCCTCCTTCCTCGGCGCGTACCTGAACCTCCAGTTCGGCTTCGAGGTGACCCCGGGCCGCACGGTCCTCCTCTTCGCGGCGATCCTCGTCCTCCACGGCCTGCTGAACACCTTCGGCGTGCGGATCGTCGCGTTCCTGAACGACGTGAGCGTGTGGTGGCACGTGCTGGGCGTGGCGGTGATCGTGGCCGCGCTCGCCTTCGTCCCCGACCACCACCAGTCGGCGTCGTTCGTGTTCACGAAGTTCGTCAACGAGACGGGCTGGGGCAGTGGCCCGTACGTCGTCCTGCTCGGCCTCCTCATGGCCCAGTACACCTTCACCGGCTACGACGCCTCCGCCCACATGACCGAGGAGACCCACGACGCGGCCACGGCGGGCCCGAAGGGCATCGTCCGCTCGATCTGGACCTCCTGGGTCGCCGGTTTCGTGCTCCTGCTCGGCTTCACCTTCGCCATCCAGTCGTACGACAGGGAACTCACGTCCCCGACGGGCGCGCCCCCGGCCCAGATCCTCCTGGACGCGCTCGGAGCGACGACGGGCAAGCTCCTGCTCCTCGTCGTGATCGGCGCCCAGCTCTTCTGCGGCATGGCCTCGGTGACCGCCAACAGCCGCATGATCTACGCCTTTTCCCGCGACGGCGCGCTGCCCTTCTCCCGGGTCTGGCACACGGTCAGCCCGCGCACCCGCACCCCCGTGGCGGCGGTGTGGCTGGCGGCACTGGGCGCGCTGGCCCTCGGCCTGCCCTATCTGATCAACTCGACGGCGTACGCGGCGGTGACCTCGATCGCTGTCATCGGCCTCTACATCGCCTACGTCATCCCGACCTTCCTGCGGGTCCGCAGGGGCGCCGCCTTCGAACGCGGGCCCTGGCACCTGGGCCGCTGGTCGGGGGCGATCGGGATCGTCTCGGTGGTGTGGGTGGTGGCGATCACGGTCCTCTTCATGCTCCCGCAGGTCTCCCCGGTCACCTCGAAGACGTTCAACTACGCCCCCGTCGCCGTCCTGGTCGTCCTCGGCTTCGCCGCGACCTGGTGGCTGGCCTCGGCCCGCCACTGGTTCCTCGCCGAGCAGCGGACCCGGGCCGCGAACCTGGTCGAAAAGTGA
- a CDS encoding NADPH-dependent FMN reductase codes for MSVERVPVSVEGVPADRAEAPLRVAVIVGSVREGRQGRAVADWFLGTAAGDTGLDFDVIDLAEIDLPLVLPDWGGAPGPEAVAALRDVSPRLAAADAFVVVTPEYNHSFPASLKNFIDWHHAQWRAKPVGFVSYGGLGGGLRAVEQLRLVFAELHATTVRDSVSLHGPWSGLGQDGTPLDAAVCTGAAKGMLGQLTWWGRALRTARAERPYVG; via the coding sequence ATGTCTGTTGAGCGTGTGCCTGTGTCTGTTGAGGGTGTGCCTGCTGACCGCGCCGAAGCACCGCTGCGTGTCGCCGTCATCGTCGGCAGCGTCCGGGAGGGCCGGCAGGGCCGGGCCGTCGCGGACTGGTTCCTCGGCACCGCCGCCGGCGACACCGGCCTCGACTTCGACGTCATCGATCTCGCTGAGATCGACCTCCCGCTGGTGCTGCCCGACTGGGGCGGTGCCCCCGGCCCCGAGGCCGTCGCCGCGCTGCGGGACGTCTCGCCACGGCTCGCCGCAGCCGACGCGTTCGTCGTGGTCACGCCCGAGTACAACCACAGCTTCCCGGCGTCCCTGAAGAACTTCATCGACTGGCACCACGCCCAGTGGCGGGCCAAGCCGGTGGGCTTCGTCTCCTACGGCGGCCTCGGCGGCGGCCTGCGCGCGGTCGAGCAACTCCGGCTGGTCTTCGCCGAGCTGCACGCGACAACCGTGCGCGACTCGGTCAGCCTGCACGGCCCCTGGTCCGGTCTCGGTCAGGACGGCACGCCGCTGGACGCGGCCGTGTGCACCGGCGCCGCCAAGGGCATGCTCGGTCAACTCACCTGGTGGGGACGGGCGTTGCGGACCGCGCGGGCCGAGCGCCCGTACGTCGGCTGA
- a CDS encoding aquaporin yields MTASLGRRVAAEAVGTGLLVAVVVGSGIQATELSHDVGVQLLANSLATVFGLGVLITLLGPVSGAHFNPAVTLAAWFTGRRTGAGPSLRDVAAYLPAQITGAIGGAVLADAMLAEPLVRFSAHDRSAGHLWLGEVVATGGLILLVLGLERVGRASLAPAAVASYIGAAYWFTSSTSFANPAVTIGRAFTDTFAGIAPASVAPFVAAQLLGAVLGLTAVAVVYGGPTRAADGVVVPHGEPGLASS; encoded by the coding sequence GTGACCGCTTCGCTCGGCCGTCGTGTCGCGGCCGAGGCGGTGGGGACCGGCCTGCTGGTGGCTGTGGTCGTGGGCTCCGGTATCCAGGCGACCGAGCTGTCGCACGACGTCGGCGTTCAGTTGCTGGCCAACTCGCTGGCCACCGTCTTCGGTCTGGGCGTGCTGATCACGCTGCTCGGACCCGTCTCCGGCGCGCACTTCAACCCCGCCGTCACCCTGGCCGCCTGGTTCACCGGCCGGCGCACCGGCGCCGGGCCGAGCCTGCGGGATGTCGCCGCGTACCTGCCCGCGCAGATCACCGGGGCGATCGGCGGCGCGGTGCTGGCCGACGCCATGCTCGCCGAGCCGCTCGTGAGGTTCTCCGCCCACGACCGGTCCGCCGGCCACCTCTGGCTGGGCGAGGTCGTCGCCACGGGCGGGCTGATCCTGCTCGTCCTCGGCCTGGAGCGTGTCGGCCGCGCCTCCCTGGCCCCGGCAGCCGTGGCCTCCTACATCGGGGCCGCGTACTGGTTCACCTCCTCCACGTCCTTCGCGAACCCGGCGGTGACCATCGGCCGGGCCTTCACCGACACCTTCGCCGGGATCGCCCCCGCCTCCGTCGCCCCGTTCGTCGCGGCCCAACTGCTCGGCGCCGTACTCGGGCTGACCGCCGTGGCGGTCGTGTACGGAGGTCCCACTCGCGCGGCAGACGGCGTGGTCGTCCCGCACGGCGAGCCCGGACTCGCCTCCTCCTGA
- a CDS encoding TetR/AcrR family transcriptional regulator: MGETNEARVARARREVSPRKLEKQMAIASASCTVFGREGYARASVDALAAEAGVSTRTLYNHFPGGKAQLFQTVVTWTSSEVRDAQLACLRAVLDPERPPHPDDLERDLVALARGFADLMAEYPNHFALVRHIHAEADHVPPEVLKAWHEAGPEPVGRAVAEAMTHLADAGLLDPHGDAPMAAAHFMALTTHTLVQSTHYGVLPLPATETDRLIRGGVAAFLRAYGTGAGASAVRDGVVPT; encoded by the coding sequence GTGGGCGAAACGAACGAAGCCCGGGTGGCGCGGGCGCGACGCGAGGTCTCACCGCGCAAGCTGGAGAAACAGATGGCGATCGCGAGCGCGTCCTGCACGGTCTTCGGCCGCGAGGGCTATGCGCGCGCCTCGGTCGACGCGCTGGCCGCCGAGGCCGGCGTCTCCACGCGCACGCTCTACAACCACTTCCCCGGCGGCAAGGCACAGCTCTTCCAGACCGTGGTGACCTGGACGTCCAGCGAGGTCCGTGACGCCCAACTGGCCTGCCTGCGCGCGGTGCTGGACCCTGAGCGCCCCCCGCACCCCGACGACCTGGAGCGCGATCTGGTCGCCCTGGCCCGCGGGTTCGCCGACCTCATGGCCGAGTACCCGAACCACTTCGCCCTCGTCCGCCACATCCACGCCGAGGCCGACCATGTGCCGCCGGAGGTCCTGAAGGCCTGGCACGAGGCAGGTCCGGAGCCGGTCGGCCGGGCCGTCGCCGAGGCGATGACGCACCTCGCCGACGCCGGCCTGCTCGACCCGCACGGCGACGCGCCCATGGCCGCCGCCCACTTCATGGCCCTGACGACCCACACCCTCGTCCAGTCCACCCACTACGGCGTCCTCCCCCTCCCCGCGACGGAGACGGACCGCCTGATCAGGGGCGGAGTGGCGGCGTTCCTGCGGGCCTACGGGACCGGTGCCGGTGCGAGTGCGGTGAGGGACGGCGTGGTGCCCACGTGA
- a CDS encoding ArsR/SmtB family transcription factor: protein MSKQELELIGQEDAAACCPGLAAAPLDDERAAELAKVFKALGDPVRLRLLSMIASREGGEVCVCEMTPAFDLSQPTISHHLKLLRQAGLIDCERRGTWVYYWVLPGVLDKLTGFLTTPRAAGVTA, encoded by the coding sequence GTGTCGAAACAAGAGCTCGAGTTGATCGGCCAGGAGGATGCCGCCGCCTGCTGCCCGGGTCTGGCTGCCGCGCCGTTGGACGACGAACGCGCCGCTGAGCTGGCCAAGGTCTTCAAGGCGCTGGGCGATCCGGTGCGGCTGCGCCTGCTGTCGATGATCGCCTCGCGGGAGGGCGGCGAGGTCTGCGTGTGCGAGATGACGCCGGCCTTCGACCTGTCCCAGCCGACGATCTCCCACCACCTCAAGCTCCTGCGTCAGGCCGGCCTGATCGACTGCGAGCGCCGCGGGACCTGGGTGTACTACTGGGTGCTGCCCGGAGTCCTGGACAAGCTCACCGGGTTCCTGACGACGCCCCGGGCCGCCGGGGTGACGGCGTGA
- a CDS encoding metallopeptidase family protein codes for MLEMTREEFEELVAEALDRIPPELMRLMDNVAVFVEDEPPAHDPGLLGLYEGTPLTERGEWYAGVLPDRITVYRGPTLRMCDNREDVVAETEVTVVHEIAHHFGIDDARLHALGYG; via the coding sequence GTGCTGGAGATGACGCGCGAGGAGTTCGAGGAACTGGTCGCCGAGGCGCTGGACCGGATCCCGCCGGAGCTGATGCGGCTCATGGACAACGTGGCGGTGTTCGTGGAGGACGAACCGCCCGCCCACGACCCCGGGCTGCTCGGTCTGTACGAGGGCACGCCGCTGACCGAGCGGGGCGAGTGGTACGCGGGCGTGCTGCCCGACCGGATCACCGTCTACCGGGGGCCGACACTGCGGATGTGCGACAACCGCGAAGACGTCGTCGCGGAGACCGAGGTGACCGTGGTGCACGAGATCGCCCACCACTTCGGCATCGACGACGCCCGGCTGCACGCCCTCGGGTACGGGTGA
- a CDS encoding arsenate reductase ArsC, protein MSTVAPRPSVLFVCVHNAGRSQMGAAFLTRLGGDRVEVRSAGSAPADAVNPAVVNAMAEVGIDISAETPKVLTGEAVQSSDVVITMGCGDACPVFPGKRYLDWQLEDPAGQGVDAVRPIRDEIEQRVRGLLAELGIPAASA, encoded by the coding sequence ATGAGCACCGTTGCACCGCGCCCCTCCGTGCTGTTCGTCTGCGTCCACAACGCCGGCCGCTCCCAGATGGGTGCCGCCTTCCTCACCCGCCTCGGCGGCGACCGGGTCGAGGTCCGCTCGGCCGGCTCCGCTCCCGCCGACGCGGTCAACCCGGCCGTCGTCAACGCCATGGCAGAGGTGGGCATCGACATCTCGGCCGAGACGCCCAAGGTGCTCACCGGTGAGGCGGTGCAGTCCTCGGACGTGGTGATCACGATGGGGTGCGGGGACGCCTGCCCAGTGTTCCCGGGCAAGCGGTACCTGGACTGGCAGCTCGAAGACCCGGCGGGCCAAGGTGTGGACGCCGTACGGCCGATCCGGGACGAGATCGAGCAGCGAGTACGCGGCCTGCTGGCCGAGCTGGGCATTCCGGCAGCATCGGCCTGA
- a CDS encoding DEAD/DEAH box helicase has translation MSVSSTDQFVVSENELAEFEGDLADATTEITEAPEAADTNQTQTPQITFADLGLPEGVVRKLAQNGVTTPFPIQAATIPDALAGKDILGRGRTGSGKTLSFGLPTLAQLAGGRTEKKRPRAVILTPTRELAMQVADALQPYGDVVGLKMKVVCGGTSMGNQIYALERGVDILVATPGRLRDIINRGACSLEDVQIAVLDEADQMSDLGFLPEVTELLDQVPAGGQRMLFSATMENEIQTLVDRYLNSPVSHEVDAAQGAVTTMSHHILIVKPKDKAPVTAAIASRKGRTIIFVRTQLGADRVAEQLRDAGVKADALHGGMTQGARTRTLADFKDGYVNVLVATDVAARGIHVDGIDLVLNVDPAGDHKDYLHRAGRTARAGRTGTVVSLSLPHQRRQIFRLMEDAGVDAARHIIQGAGAFDPEVAEITGARSMTEVQAESANNAAQQAEREVAQLTKQLERAQRRATELREEADRLVARVARERGEDPEAAVAEAQATAAEELAAVAEEPAARETEREERPAASAPYERRERRGFDRDRGDRGGRGFERRDERRDDRRPFDRDRGDRGFERREERGDRGGRGFERRDDRRPFDRDRRDDRGGRSFDRDRGERGFERRDDRGGRGFERRDDRRDERRDDRRPFDRDRRDDRGGRSFERRDDRGGFRRDERGGHRGSDRPFNRDRRDDRPGFRSGGHERPYGRRDDHRGNGSFGRREDKPRWKRNG, from the coding sequence ATGTCCGTGTCCAGTACTGATCAGTTCGTCGTGTCCGAGAACGAGCTCGCCGAGTTCGAGGGCGACCTCGCCGACGCGACGACCGAGATCACCGAGGCCCCCGAGGCCGCTGACACCAACCAGACCCAGACCCCCCAGATCACCTTCGCCGACCTCGGCCTGCCCGAGGGCGTCGTGCGCAAGCTCGCGCAGAACGGTGTGACGACCCCCTTCCCGATCCAGGCCGCGACCATCCCGGACGCACTGGCCGGCAAGGACATCCTCGGCCGGGGCCGCACCGGCTCCGGCAAGACCCTCTCCTTCGGTCTGCCGACCCTGGCCCAGCTGGCCGGCGGCCGTACCGAGAAGAAGCGCCCCCGCGCGGTCATCCTCACCCCGACCCGCGAGCTGGCCATGCAGGTCGCCGACGCCCTCCAGCCGTACGGCGACGTCGTCGGGCTGAAGATGAAGGTCGTCTGCGGCGGCACCTCGATGGGCAACCAGATCTACGCCCTGGAGCGCGGCGTCGACATCCTGGTCGCCACCCCGGGCCGCCTGCGCGACATCATCAACCGCGGCGCCTGCTCGCTCGAGGACGTGCAGATCGCCGTCCTCGACGAGGCCGACCAGATGTCCGACCTGGGCTTCCTGCCCGAGGTCACCGAGCTGCTCGACCAGGTCCCGGCCGGCGGCCAGCGCATGCTCTTCTCCGCCACGATGGAGAACGAGATCCAGACCCTGGTCGACCGCTACCTGAACAGCCCCGTCTCCCACGAGGTGGACGCGGCCCAGGGCGCGGTGACGACCATGTCGCACCACATCCTCATCGTGAAGCCCAAGGACAAGGCGCCGGTCACCGCCGCGATCGCCTCCCGCAAGGGCCGCACGATCATCTTCGTCCGCACCCAGCTGGGCGCCGACCGCGTCGCCGAGCAGCTGCGCGACGCCGGCGTGAAGGCCGACGCGCTGCACGGCGGCATGACCCAGGGGGCGCGTACCCGCACCCTGGCCGACTTCAAGGACGGCTACGTCAACGTCCTGGTCGCCACCGACGTCGCCGCCCGCGGCATCCACGTCGACGGCATCGACCTGGTCCTGAACGTGGACCCGGCCGGCGACCACAAGGACTACCTGCACCGCGCCGGCCGCACCGCGCGGGCGGGCCGTACCGGCACGGTCGTGTCGCTCTCCCTGCCGCACCAGCGCCGCCAGATCTTCCGCCTCATGGAGGACGCCGGCGTCGACGCGGCCCGCCACATCATCCAGGGCGCCGGCGCCTTCGACCCGGAGGTCGCCGAGATCACCGGCGCCCGTTCCATGACCGAGGTCCAGGCCGAGTCCGCGAACAACGCCGCCCAGCAGGCCGAGCGCGAGGTCGCCCAGCTCACCAAGCAGCTGGAGCGCGCCCAGCGCCGCGCCACCGAGCTGCGCGAGGAGGCCGACCGGCTGGTCGCCCGGGTCGCCCGCGAGCGCGGCGAGGACCCGGAGGCCGCGGTGGCCGAGGCTCAGGCGACGGCGGCGGAGGAGCTCGCGGCCGTGGCCGAGGAGCCGGCGGCGCGGGAGACCGAGCGCGAGGAGCGTCCGGCGGCTTCGGCGCCGTACGAGCGCCGGGAGCGGCGCGGCTTCGACCGGGACCGCGGTGACCGCGGCGGCCGTGGTTTCGAGCGTCGCGACGAGCGCCGTGACGACCGCCGTCCGTTCGACCGCGACCGTGGTGACCGCGGTTTCGAGCGCCGTGAGGAGCGCGGCGACCGCGGTGGCCGTGGCTTCGAGCGCCGTGACGACCGCCGTCCGTTCGACCGTGACCGTCGTGACGACCGCGGTGGCCGTTCCTTCGACCGGGACCGTGGCGAGCGTGGCTTCGAGCGGCGTGACGACCGGGGCGGCCGTGGCTTCGAGCGCCGTGACGACCGCCGTGACGAGCGCCGTGACGACCGCCGTCCGTTCGACCGTGACCGTCGTGACGACCGCGGTGGCCGTTCCTTCGAGCGCCGCGACGACCGGGGTGGCTTCCGTCGCGACGAGCGCGGCGGGCACCGGGGCAGCGACCGTCCGTTCAACCGTGACCGCCGCGACGACCGCCCGGGCTTCCGGTCCGGCGGCCACGAGCGCCCCTACGGCCGCCGTGACGACCACCGCGGCAACGGCTCCTTCGGCCGCCGCGAGGACAAGCCGCGCTGGAAGCGCAACGGCTGA
- a CDS encoding metallophosphoesterase family protein, producing MVRVSVAAFRTMTNRIRPAGPARPATRGLPALELAARPRPWLHALALAAVVLVGAWLGLLIVGNVRAPVGPMNTTMALRPSLTGGTKINVSPLGALTLDSHVAPVRLDVNVDQLDPVRSQALVDHPERISGLQDEVARDVEHDTLDLAVRSCVAVVAGATALGLAVYRSPRRALAAGGLALALLAASGASAYATWNPKSILEPKFSGLLSSAPSVVGNARSIVTEFNVYQQELARLVTNVTKLYDVTSALPAYQPDPSTIRVLHVSDIHINPASWKIIASLVEQYKVNVIVDSGDTMDHGTAAENGFLDPIRDLGVPYVWVRGNHDSRVTQRYLQRMKNVHVLDDGRAQTVAGLRFAGIGDPQFTPDRSVVPGGNASEQLAGDRLASALRDQKAAGTPVDVAIAHEPSAARETDGEVPLVLCGHLHHEGDEMLPYGTRLRMEGSTGGSGLRAVEHKYPAPIEASILYFDRDSHRLQAWDAIKLGGLGEATAEVSRHLADENRPRSTPSRGTPSPSPATSSAPAP from the coding sequence ATGGTCCGCGTCTCCGTCGCCGCCTTCCGCACGATGACGAACCGCATACGCCCCGCCGGCCCCGCCCGCCCCGCCACCCGCGGGCTGCCCGCCCTGGAGCTCGCCGCCCGCCCCCGCCCCTGGCTCCACGCCCTCGCCCTGGCGGCCGTCGTCCTGGTCGGCGCCTGGCTGGGCCTGCTGATCGTCGGAAACGTACGGGCCCCGGTCGGTCCGATGAACACGACGATGGCGCTGCGCCCGTCGCTCACCGGCGGCACGAAGATCAACGTCTCACCGCTGGGCGCCCTCACCCTGGACAGCCATGTGGCACCCGTCCGCCTGGACGTCAACGTCGACCAGCTGGACCCGGTGCGCTCCCAGGCCCTGGTCGATCACCCCGAGCGGATCTCCGGCCTCCAGGACGAGGTCGCCAGGGACGTCGAGCACGACACGCTGGACCTGGCCGTGCGCTCCTGTGTCGCCGTGGTCGCCGGCGCCACGGCCCTCGGCCTCGCCGTCTACCGCAGCCCCCGCCGCGCCCTCGCCGCCGGCGGCCTCGCCCTTGCCCTGCTGGCCGCGTCCGGGGCCAGCGCGTACGCCACCTGGAACCCGAAGTCGATCCTCGAGCCGAAGTTCTCCGGGCTGCTCAGCTCGGCGCCGTCGGTGGTCGGCAACGCGCGCAGCATCGTCACGGAATTCAACGTCTACCAGCAGGAGCTGGCCCGCCTGGTGACGAATGTGACGAAGCTCTACGACGTCACCTCCGCGCTCCCGGCCTACCAGCCGGACCCCTCCACCATCCGGGTCCTGCACGTGTCGGACATCCACATCAACCCGGCGAGCTGGAAGATCATCGCCTCGCTGGTGGAGCAGTACAAGGTGAACGTGATCGTCGACTCCGGCGACACGATGGACCACGGCACGGCGGCGGAGAACGGCTTCCTGGACCCGATCCGGGACCTGGGGGTGCCGTACGTCTGGGTGCGCGGCAACCACGACTCCCGGGTCACCCAGCGCTATCTGCAGCGGATGAAGAACGTGCACGTCCTGGACGACGGCCGGGCGCAGACCGTCGCGGGCCTGCGTTTCGCGGGCATCGGCGACCCGCAGTTCACCCCGGACCGCTCGGTGGTGCCCGGCGGGAACGCGTCCGAGCAGCTGGCGGGAGACCGGCTGGCCAGCGCCCTGCGCGACCAGAAGGCGGCCGGCACCCCGGTCGATGTCGCGATCGCCCACGAGCCGTCCGCGGCCCGGGAGACGGACGGCGAGGTGCCGCTGGTGCTGTGCGGCCATCTGCACCACGAGGGGGACGAGATGCTGCCCTACGGCACCCGGCTGCGCATGGAAGGCTCCACGGGCGGCAGCGGGCTGCGGGCGGTGGAGCACAAGTACCCCGCGCCCATCGAGGCCTCGATCCTGTACTTCGACCGCGACAGCCACCGTCTCCAGGCCTGGGACGCGATCAAGCTGGGCGGGCTGGGCGAGGCGACGGCCGAGGTCAGCCGGCATCTGGCGGACGAGAACCGACCGAGGAGCACGCCTTCCCGGGGCACCCCGTCCCCCTCCCCCGCCACCTCGTCCGCCCCGGCGCCGTAA